aaaacaagtctgatcagacagggggatgtgggcccattgtcagagtctaatggggagatattaacacccagggcagagaagctgcttttgtcaggggccagccactcccagtctctgttagGGGTGAAtgagagctaaagaacagcacagaacaccgagagccaggactggtggctggaaacaaactttatggggctgcgGGAAATGTGGCCATGTGAATGGTAAGTTGCTATACAGCTAATTAAAATTGTGccgcattatggatgttgctagatgagggAGTTCCCGATTAGAGAGGCTCACCCTGTAGTTCCAAACTGTGTAGCAATAAAGTTGCAGTGGGATGGGCTGGAGGTTCAAATAATGCTCAGAGTCCCTGGTGGGCTTGTTCAGAATGTGCTGGCACAGCTTCGTGGCTCCTATTAGCCAAGTTGGCTAGATCAAAGCTAGCTCGAGTATATCAACACATGGTGTGGTCGCTCCTttggctgcagtgcagacagaccTTGAGGCTGAAATAAGGAAACCCAGGAGCAACCCCAGCTGACAGCTGACGGTGCTCATCGTAAAATGGGCATGATTCTTAGGTGGCACAACTCTCCCTGTTGTACTAACCCAATGGTCCAGACTTTTTTTATGAGGACAGTTGGCTGCAGGAAGTGCCATGTGTCAGTGGAGACCTGACAGTTCCCGGCTACTACTGACCAATAGTAAACCATCAGAGAGTCCGTATCACATTTTTGCCATACTAGGGGCATTGGCCCCGTGTCTTGGCTAGTTTGTATAATTCTGCTGGGTCTAGCTACACTTCTGCAAGTCAGGGTGGATCTGGAATTCTTTTCCACTTTTGCATGCAAAGGGAGTGGTGTGTGCTCTGTTCAACAGCTGCCATGTCCCACCCCTGAAGGACTGCACTGGTGGATGAAATAATTCCTCCATGTAGGTTTTCTGCCAGGAACACTGGATGCCTACCTCTCAAAGAAGCCACCGGACAAGTGAGATGATATCAGGGTTTTCAGTTTTTCATACTATAATATTAAAATGGTGACAAACATGTAAAAGATTCGGGGCGGGCCAAACGCAGAGTTATACCTAGACAGCCACATTAAAACAGCAGGGCAGCACAAGATAATACACATGGCAAAGAACGACCATAGTTTCACTGAGTGAGTTCACTGCTGGTGGGAGTGGATATAGCTTTATGGACTGCATGGCAGCTCCATCCTGAAGTCAGCAGTGGCTAGACCTTTCATCTCTTGCTACTGATCAAAGAGATGGAAGAAATGAATCTACGTCTGTTCTCAAATCCCATTCTTGTGCCCAAGGTATTATTCTCAAGATCAACAAGGTCACTGCATAGCAAAACAGAATTCAGAGACTTGAAATTCTCAAGATCGCCTGCATCTGCAGAGGATCTCATCTTGTGTCCCTGGTGTCTCTGCATCTGGCATCACTGAAGGATGACATGCTCATTCTCTAGGGAGTCCTTTTGTAGCTTTGCCAGCAGATAATTTCCAGGTGACTGAGTCTGATTACGCCATGTGTATGGCGACTGTCAACTCAAGAAGAGGAAGGAGCTGAAATATTGACAAGGGCATGCCAGGCTCTAGAGATGATGTCATGCTCAGCCTGGATACATTCCAGATCCCTAGCCAGGCCTTCTGGGGCACTCTATTACTTTGGTAACATGGATGTGCTCTAATGCCCAACACCCTTTGGCAGCTCTTTGCTGCAGTTGGGTTTTATCCTTCAGAGCACAGATGCTTGGCACTTCCTGGCCCCATGTGACACTGGCTGTGTGTTGCTACAAGGCATTATTCTTTTCCACCTGGGATGTTCTCCATCCCTCTGTACCACATGATGGGGTATTGTGTTGCTGTGCCTGGATACGCTCCATCCCTGGGCATCTTGGCATGGCATCCAGGGATGTGAGCTACTCCGGTTCATCAGCTGGTTCTGTGCCATCCAGTTGCATCCCAACAGAGCATTGTTGGAAACTGTATTATCCTTCCTGCCCTTTACTCACGTCCCTGCCTGTGGTCCTGATTTTTTCCATGAGAAGAAGTGGGGTATTTTGCTGAGTTACTTGACTGTCCCTCCTGCAGGGTAGAAACAGGGCTTCTTTGTAAAAGGCTGCACGAGTTTCTCTTGCGAGAGCATCAATAGACAAACCTTTCTTTATAGAGTGAAAAtttggaaggaggggaaaaaaaggtagaAGGTGGACATGTGTTCACTGACTACCTGTCTGCATGGCACTAGGGAGAAAGAGCTATTAGTCATAACTCCTCCAGAGGaatctccctccctgtcccccaatTTGGAGCAACAGCAGGTAACCAGGCTGGAGATCAGGAGACAGGACATTCACAGTCAACCAGTCCACTGTGCCCTGCCAGTCTGAGCATGGGGTAGCCCCTTGCCACtcatttcccccacccacctcctgagGCTGGGAGCTATGTGCTGGTTCCTTTTAGAGCACCAGAGCACATTTCCCGCTGCAGCAGTACTACCTGCTGCTGGACCCTTGTGATGGGGCAGTGAGCCCAGGAGACCTCAGCGTCACACAGCACAAGACGACGTGATCCTCTCGCTCTTGTTCATCATGTGGATGTGCAAAGATTCAGGGCCTTTTTTATTGCTAAAAAGCACTTcaccctcctgctgaagctgtGACTCCGGTTCTCCTCCCTTTCACGCCCTGCGTGGCTCAGGACAGAAGTCCGCACCTGAATACCACACTGTATCTTAGCCGCTGCTTCCCAGGTAGCCACCTTATACAGGTCACGACCCCGTGATGCCGTTTGGGCCACACTTCTCCTTAACAGGACATCAGCCAGCGTCTGCCACACCACCTCACGGAGGTCTCAACCACAGCCCCATCACCAAACACCAGGGTGTGGTAGTGTCCCAGCTGCTGTCCCCCCACAGCTCACCCTGGCAGAGACCCTGGCCAGTCTTTCCTCATGGCCAGAGCGCCAAGGGGGTAGCGCCTGGAACTGCTGCGGTGGAGGTGAGGGAGAGGGAAAGACGTGACATCACTATGAGACGAGACCCAGGCCCTGTGTTCTGATTTGAAAGGGAGAGCGGGTGGGGAGGAACCTACCTTTTCTAGACCCATGTTGTCCAGAGAGAGTGTCTCCATGTAGCGCCCGAAGGATTGGAAGGCGTAGTCTGGAATGACCTTCATGGGGTTGTGAGAAAGCTTCAGGTCCTCCACTACCCTCAGCTTGCTCATAGGCACCAGCGGGTAAGCGCTGAGCTGGTTCTTCTCCAAGTGGAAGACAGCTAGGTTCTCCACGTCgtccagggccccgggctggatGGAGGAGAGAATGTTATCGGAGAGGTAGAGCCAGCGTAGATCCTTTGCACCGCTGAAGGCCCCTGCTCTCAGCTCTCGGATCTTGTTGCTGcccagctgcaggatgaagaggtTAATGAGCGGGGAGAGGAGCCCCTTGGGCAGGTCTGAGATCTTGTTGTGGTCCATGTACAGGTAAGTGAGCTCTGACAGGTCGTCGAAGGCCCCCATCTTGATGACGCTGATGTCGTTGTTGGAGAGGTACAGGTAGACGAGCTGCTTCAGCCCCCGGAAGGCGCCGCTGGAGATCTCCTTGACCTGGGagtgctggaggtggagggaCACAAGCCCTTTCATCTCCCTGAAGCCGTTGGTCGGCAGGACAGGGAAGTTGTTCCTCTGCAGGTTGAGGAGCCGGGTTTGCTCGGACACTTTGGGGATCTTCTTCAGCCCAACGTTGTCACAGATAACGTGCTGGAGGTCTCCGCCATGGCAGTGGCAGCTCGTGGGGCATGCCTGCAGTGAGGGGAGGAGGCACACCAGCAAGCTCAGGAGGCTGAGGAAGAAGCCCGACCGGTCCATGGCCAGAACTGGGATCCGTGTGGGACGGAAGAgaagcggctgcagcaggaggaggagggagacaagaGTCTGCAGCAAGCAGAACACAGCCCTATTTATAAAGTTATTGAAAACCGAAATCCCTTCCCACAAACCGCAGGCAGCCGCCAGACTCTGACTTGGAAGCAACTGGCTTTGGGAGCTCAGTGTGAATTTAACCCCTTTTGGCCTCCTCAgacctcctgccctgctgctgagaCCATGTGGGCCAGGGAGGAAAAGGGACCAAGAAAACAGGGTGTGCGTCTGCCCTTTGGAGAGCCCTCTTTGCTCCTCACTGAAACGTGGAGCTAAAACCCTCGGTGACGCCGAGATGGGGAAGTCGGGCTACCCAGCTCCAGCTACAGGGACACAGAACCTCTTCCCCCTCAGGGCCCAACTCATGGGCGTGGCAGGAACCATGCAGGGCCCACCTCTCCTGCACTGATGTTTCCTGGTAGCATTTTACCACAGGCAGAATCCTGAACTATTTTAAGGGCAGGGAGGTGCCTTCCCCTGTTGCTATGTAGGGTCAAACCCTGGCCTCCTTTTTCTGTCCATCTCACTTATTTCGACTGCAATTTTTGTTGAAACCTGCTCCGTCCACTCAGTGAGGAGTTAACTGAGAGGTCCAGCGTGGATCGTTTCAGTGCCAGCGCCGTTAACTCTTTTATCCCTGGTGTAAGAAAAGGGCGGATAAGCGAGCTATTTGAGGCACATTCGGTGTGTGGGCAGCCCCCAGGTTACTGTGGGTGCTAGTGTGATGCTAATAATGGAGGAGGATGTTCAGGATCTGTCATGGCCAGAAGAGGACAAGGTGGGGAGGAGCCTGGCTCCTGCTGAACTAGTCACAGTCTGGCGCACCTGTGACTGAAGGGGCGCTACCCCCTTGGTGATATGGTAATGAGGAAAGACCGGGGCTAGGGGTCTCTGTCAGGGTGAGCAGTGGGGGACAGTAGCTGGGACGTTACCGCACCCTGATGTTTGGTGATGGGGCTGTGGATGAGGCCTCCATGAGGTGGTGTGGCAGAGGCTGGCTGATGTCCTGTTAAGGAGAAGTGTTGCCCGAATGGCATCCCAGGGTCACCTGGGAGGAATGGTTAAGATGCGGTGTGGTACTGAGGCAGCACCTGGCACTTCTGCGacagaggtgggggagagggaaggacagGATGGCTGCGACTTTGATGAAGGGGCTCACGTCACATCAAGGCAATGGCACCACAGCCAGAGCTGGAAGTGTGCTCCGGGCTGGCTGCTTTGGTCAGGTTCTGAAGTTACAAAGGCTAGAACTCCAGAAGGTGCCTCTTACTGACCCCTCAGAAGAGAATTAGGGGCAGAAGGTCGTATCCCTGgacctctctctccctttctgggtgagagggagagagcaGCACCGAAGCTGTGCTGTGGAGGTGGTAAATGGAACATTTTGAGCTGGTTTCTAGCCAGTTCCTGGCTGTAGCAAGCAACTGAGAGCTGAGCACATAACTGGGAGCTTGTTGAGGCTTCCACCTCG
The sequence above is a segment of the Carettochelys insculpta isolate YL-2023 chromosome 20, ASM3395843v1, whole genome shotgun sequence genome. Coding sequences within it:
- the CHAD gene encoding chondroadherin, producing the protein MDRSGFFLSLLSLLVCLLPSLQACPTSCHCHGGDLQHVICDNVGLKKIPKVSEQTRLLNLQRNNFPVLPTNGFREMKGLVSLHLQHSQVKEISSGAFRGLKQLVYLYLSNNDISVIKMGAFDDLSELTYLYMDHNKISDLPKGLLSPLINLFILQLGSNKIRELRAGAFSGAKDLRWLYLSDNILSSIQPGALDDVENLAVFHLEKNQLSAYPLVPMSKLRVVEDLKLSHNPMKVIPDYAFQSFGRYMETLSLDNMGLEKFSEKAFTGVTTLKAIHIENNKLNQLPGNFPFSSLQNITLSNNPWHCSCQLTALRKWLESSRSRPDATCASPSQYRGQQIRDTSALRSCKLSTRRPRKGNRH